The sequence ATATCCAACCAATTATCAAATCCAacctgttttcctttttaaatattctgtgaCTACATCTTCTTATCTCTATGCCTGTTGCCAAAGCCTTGGATTGGGCCCTTACCTCTCATCTGGACTCTGCAGTAGTTTACTTTTCCTCttctaattcatttctttttcatcagagagttctcattttaaataatacCAGTCATGTACCCAGCCCTTGCTAACTGTCAAATGACTGCTGAAGCTCTACATTATGTCAGGTTATTACAATAAGCTTTTGGTTTGTAGCTGCCAGGCCAGGAGTTGAGGCTCACCCTCTCCTTTGTTGGCTACAAGCAAAGTATGTCAGCTGCAGTCCCCCAAGCCTTTCCTCGCTAGTTGCCTCAGATCTGCGTCCTTGTTCTTTGTTGTGCTGTCTTCCAATGGATGCTTTGGTCATTCTATTCATCTACTGTTTGCTGAAACCCAaagcttttttgtatttctattaacAGTTAACCAGTTCACCCCAAGGAGATTGTACACAGTCCAGCCCCTGACATTTGTGTTAGGGGTATGTTACTACTCATATGAGATTTgaagcctttttttcccccaaatatgaTAGATCTCAGATTTTAATAAGGCGTCTCTTTTCTCAACCCCTATAGAGGTACCTTTTATATTCACTGTGAAACTGTCATTCAAATGAATCTACTCCTGGTCTTTAACTTTTTTTGCACTTCTACTCTAATAAGAGGCTGTCTTGCAGTGGGGAGGAatgtattttttgtgttttcttgttctgcccattttatcttctttttgtttatttggaatcTGACTATCCATGAATAAGGTAGACTTTGAGATCTACTTGTAAGTACACAGGCTGAAGTTGAATATCTGTATCCCAGTACTTACCACCATGTTTTGTGCATGTTAGGTCACTTTTGTCACACATAGCTTCACCATCAAACAGGTAGTAAATTTCCTGTGCTGCCTTTCTTCTGTGCATGTGACAGTTGGTAGTTGAGAAGAGCATGAACTTacctatttgtattttgtttttggtgCTCTAGGTCAGGATGGCTAACTGGCTGGCTCCCTACGTGGTGCCCTACGTCTACATTACACCTTAAAGAAGCTGAAGAGAAGATGTTAAAATGTAAGGCTTTCTTCTTGTAAGTTAAATGAACTGTGTACTAAGATAGGTCCGATATATCTCATTGCCCCGAAACTAGAGATAAGATTTTGTGGTGTGTTCATTGTCAGCAagataactttttttccttttccttgtcaTTAGAAAGTACAGAAATGAATGTTGGGGGCTGGCAGGTAGGAGTTCTAAAACTTTTTGGTCTTGGGCCCCTGTTATACTCTTGAATTAGTAAGGACCCCAAGGAGATTTGTTTATGGGCTTATTATCAATATTTACCATTTCTAAttcaattagaaattaaaattgaataatcaaaaatgtttattaatttctttaaaaataatggtaaCAAACCCATTACAGATTAAAATAAAGTTTgtaccaaaaaaacaaataaatactttcCAAAAAATATGTAATGAGAAGAGTAACATTGTTTACATGTTTACAAATCTCTTTTATGTCTAGCTTGACATAAGGTTGCTGCTTCTGCTTTCAGTCTGATGGGTAATCACATATGTGACTTCTGGAAGACTGTATACCTACTagagaatgagagtgaaaaaTATTAAGTCTTAGTATTATAAGTATTatgatgaaaatagttttgacttcCTGGATCCCCTCAAAGAGTCTCAGGGACACCCCCCTGACTATGCTTGAGACTATGCTTTGAGAACAGATTCTAGGTGTTTCAGAGCATGCAGCCTTGTATAGTGAAAGTACTAGACTGGACCCAGGTAACTTGGTCTAGGCCCAGAGCTGCCACAAAATCTGGGACAAGTCACTTTGCTGAGCTTCTTATTTCTTGTAAAATGAAGGGGTAGgatttttgtaaaatgaagggGTCTTTAGAATTCCTTCTAGTTCTAGCATTCTAGGATTCTGTATTTATAGTGGCGTGGAagcccttttttttccttcttatgagCACTAAAATTTATCCAAACTTGTACCATCAGGGCATTCCAAGGTATCTGTGGGTATAGTTCTAAGCAGTGGTATTTATTGTGCAATTTTGTTTTGCTGATTCTACTTAAAGGAGTGGATTAAGTAGTACCGTTCACATTCATGTGTTATTTTTGTATGTAGGTGCAGATGTTTGTACATGtctgtttttcattctctttaccACTAATGGATTTGTTTGTGCATTTGAATGATTCAGGAGTCAGTGACCATAACTGTATATATCCTTAGGAAGGGATAATTAGCCAtcttacatgaattttttttttttttttttgagacggagccttgctctgttacccaagctagagtgcagtggcacaatttcagctcactgcaacctctgcctcctgggttcaagcagttctccttcctcagcctcccgagtagctgggattatagccacctgccaccatgcccagctaatttttgtatttttagtaaagacgggatttcgccatgttggccaggctagtctcgaactcctgacctcaggtgatccacccatctctgcctcccaaagtgctggaattacaggcgtgagccaccacacctggttattaCACAGATTTTTAACATAATGAACTTTTATTCCATGTACTTGGGTACACTTGCTCTCTACAAAACTGAGAAAGTTGTCATTGtgatttaccaaaataaaaaaattcttatcaGGAGATAAAAAGAGGTGCTAGATTCTCAATTCATGCATCTAACAAACATGTTGATTCCCTTCCTTTTGGTTCTAGGGATGCAAATAGGAATGTGAATTGGTCTCTGCTTATCAGACATGAAAGTAAGCTACTGTGGAATGAGTTATCTGATAGTTTTACAGATGGTTTTTATGGGAATACACAAGACGTATGTGTTCAAAATGCTGAAGTGGTTTGGCTTGGTACTTAAGCCAAAGTAGCCCCTTTTCTAAACTAATGGTATTTCCCCTAACTTGAGGGCATGTGCTCTGTTAATAATCTGAATGAATGTTAGGTTTCTTCTTTGCTGCCACTATATGGATACAAAACCTGAGATTATTTCTTTGGTTAAAAGGCAGAAACTCCTGTTTCTTCAGTGTTTTGTCTACTGTATATGAATATGCATAAATAATTAAGGGGTATATCTGAAATGCAGCTATTCAGTTGATAGTTAAATATAAGtgaatttcaaatttaatttcatttttaggcAATTTTTGGGAGTGTTTAAAGTATTTAGTCCCACAGCATTGAAGGTAAAAAAGAGCTTTGATCTTTAAAATTGTGACTATTTGCTTTTTCTGGGAGATTACTAGAGTTGGACCCAAGTTACCTGGTGTGTCATGCTGAGGAGTTCCTACAATACTTTGTCAACTTTTTTTCTACTGAACTTTGAAATGACTTAATATTTCACTTATGTGTTTAATATAGATACCATTAATCCTTCCCTAGGTTCATGAttacttttaaaggaaaaatgatgcCTTTGAGTCTGACTTCAACTCAAAGTTAACAAAAGAATACCACCTTGAAATTGTAGGACACTTGACAGTATTCTACAAATTGTCTGCAAAGCTAGAGACCTTAAAATAATGGATTTGGTGGCCACTAAGTTCCTGTTCACTTCTAGGAGTATAATACCCTCATTTGATAGATGTGGAAAGAAGTTAGAAGGTAATATGACTTGCCAAAGACCTTGACCACAGGTTACTTGAGTTTTGTCTGAGGTAGGTCTTCCCCCTTAGGTTTGAAACATAGTCATTTAGAATTATTTACTTCAATAAaatgtgtacttttaaaaaatagctggcaATAAAAGCTAAAATCATGAGATTGGATACTAGATGGTTTGTAATTTTTGATTGCTCTGAGAATGCTTCCCTTCTCAGaagtaataaaatgaaacagaatttcttttttatgttttcattaggTGTCCCTTGCACATACAAAAAAGAACCTGTTCGTATAtctaatggaaataaaatatggaCACTGAAGTTCtctcataatatttcaaataagaCTCCACTTGTCCTTCTACATGGTTTTGGAGGAGGTCTTGGGCTCTGGGCACTGAATTTTGGAGATCTTTGCACCAACAGACCTGTCTATGCTTTTGACCTATTGGGTTTTGGACGAAGTAGTAGACCCAGGTTTGACAGTGACGCAGAAGAAGTGGAGAATCAGTTTGTGGAATCCATTGAAGAGTGGAGATGTGCCCTCGGATTGGACAAAATGATCTTGCTTGGGCACAACCTAGGTGGATTCTTGGCTGCTGCTTACTCGCTGAAGTACCCA is a genomic window of Macaca mulatta isolate MMU2019108-1 chromosome 2, T2T-MMU8v2.0, whole genome shotgun sequence containing:
- the ABHD5 gene encoding 1-acylglycerol-3-phosphate O-acyltransferase ABHD5 isoform X2, producing MAAEEEEVGSADTEERSGWLTGWLPTWCPTSTLHLKEAEEKMLKCVPCTYKKEPVRISNGNKIWTLKFSHNISNKTPLVLLHGFGGGLGLWALNFGDLCTNRPVYAFDLLGFGRSSRPRFDSDAEEVENQFVESIEEWRCALGLDKMILLGHNLGGFLAAAYSLKYPSRVNHLILVEPWGFPERPDLADQDRPIPVWIRALGAALTPFNPLAGLRIAGPFGLSLVQRLRPDFKRKYSSMFEDDTVTEYIYHCNVQTPRLFLGQDIMYMQINQKNSTRK